GTCTGGCCGACTGAAACGCGGGCGACCGCATTGGTCGGCAGGAACACGTCGACACGCGAACCGAAGCGGATCAGGCCGAAACGCTCACCAACGGCGATGTTGCCGCCGACATCGGCCCAGCACAGGATGCGGCGGGCGACGAGACCAGCGATCTGAACCGCCGCCACCTGCCCGTTGGGGCTGTCGATGACGATGCCGTTGCGCTCGTTTTCCTGGCTTGCCTTGTCGAGCTCGGCATTGAGGAATTTTCCCGGACGGTGCTCGATGCGGACGATCTTGCCGCGCACCGGCGCCCGATTCACATGGACCGAAAAGACGTTCATGAACACCGAGATACGGGTCATCTCGGCGGTGCCGAGATTGAGCTCGCGCGGCGGCACGGCGGGGCCGACAGCCGAAACCACGCCGTCGGCGGGGCTTACAACCAGCCTGTCGTCGACAGGCGTGACGCGC
The nucleotide sequence above comes from Aminobacter aminovorans. Encoded proteins:
- a CDS encoding phosphatidylserine decarboxylase, with translation MSIADTIRNAFVPVHREGYPFIAGFAAVAVLLGFFSTSLFWVGAILTAWCAYFYRDPERVTPVDDRLVVSPADGVVSAVGPAVPPRELNLGTAEMTRISVFMNVFSVHVNRAPVRGKIVRIEHRPGKFLNAELDKASQENERNGIVIDSPNGQVAAVQIAGLVARRILCWADVGGNIAVGERFGLIRFGSRVDVFLPTNAVARVSVGQTAVAGETILAEFGGASHPPLVRVS